Proteins found in one Brevibacillus brevis genomic segment:
- a CDS encoding VOC family protein has translation MSHTQTLRGFATISYWADDVQAAKKWYTELLGYAPYFERSGPDGQLAYVEFRIGDYKHELGLIDRRFAPAKAVPDPGGAVMYWHVDDIESVLEKLLSMGAREYEPLVQRGDGFITASVLDPFGNVLGIMYNAHYLEILASFQQE, from the coding sequence ATGAGTCACACCCAAACCTTGCGGGGCTTTGCTACGATCAGTTATTGGGCGGATGATGTGCAGGCGGCAAAAAAGTGGTACACAGAACTACTGGGCTATGCGCCATATTTCGAACGCTCTGGACCAGATGGACAGCTCGCCTATGTCGAGTTTCGCATTGGCGACTACAAGCACGAGCTAGGCCTCATTGATCGCCGTTTCGCACCTGCTAAAGCGGTACCTGATCCGGGCGGAGCTGTGATGTACTGGCACGTCGACGATATCGAATCCGTACTGGAAAAGTTGTTATCCATGGGAGCAAGAGAGTACGAACCTTTGGTCCAGCGAGGTGACGGATTCATTACGGCTTCTGTCCTTGATCCATTTGGGAATGTCCTCGGCATCATGTACAATGCACACTACCTGGAGATTCTCGCTTCTTTTCAACAAGAGTAA
- a CDS encoding LysR family transcriptional regulator produces MELRQIQYFIEVAKREHFTEASHHLHVAQSALSRQIANLEEELGVSLFLREGRNIKLTAVGKIFLQHVEMAMNEIEKAKEKIEEFLDPSRGTIRVGFTSSLAANPLPTVISGFRARYPDIGFQLKQGSYQGLISSVINGEIDLAFLGPVPTQEKNVRSYIFFAENIVALLPAKHPLSKQPSLRLSQLQEDTFVLFPPGFILRNIAVNACSQMGFSPKVAFEGEDIDAIKGLVAAGLGVTLLPELTLTDNVPRETVKIPISEPLVTRTVGIIIPNNRELPPSEKLFYHFLKEFFDVLSKYS; encoded by the coding sequence ATGGAGCTACGACAGATTCAATACTTCATCGAGGTTGCCAAACGAGAGCATTTCACCGAAGCCTCACATCATTTGCACGTCGCCCAATCTGCCCTCAGTCGGCAAATCGCCAATTTGGAGGAGGAGCTTGGTGTTTCCTTGTTCCTCCGCGAAGGTCGCAATATCAAGCTGACGGCAGTTGGTAAAATCTTTTTACAGCACGTCGAAATGGCGATGAACGAAATTGAGAAAGCGAAGGAAAAGATCGAGGAGTTCCTTGACCCGTCACGGGGCACGATTCGTGTTGGTTTTACGAGCAGCCTTGCAGCCAATCCCCTTCCGACGGTCATCTCAGGTTTTCGGGCTCGGTATCCGGACATCGGCTTTCAATTGAAGCAAGGTTCTTATCAGGGATTGATCAGCTCGGTCATCAACGGAGAAATTGACCTGGCTTTTCTTGGACCTGTTCCCACTCAGGAAAAAAATGTGCGCAGCTACATCTTTTTCGCTGAAAATATCGTGGCACTCCTGCCCGCGAAGCACCCGCTGTCCAAACAGCCAAGCTTGCGTCTCAGTCAATTGCAGGAAGATACCTTTGTGTTGTTTCCACCCGGTTTCATCCTCCGCAATATCGCAGTCAATGCTTGCTCGCAAATGGGCTTTTCTCCTAAAGTTGCGTTTGAAGGGGAAGACATCGATGCCATTAAAGGGTTGGTGGCAGCGGGCTTGGGCGTCACTTTGTTGCCAGAGCTTACCTTAACGGATAACGTTCCTCGTGAGACAGTGAAAATCCCGATAAGTGAGCCATTGGTGACGCGAACAGTGGGCATTATCATCCCCAACAACCGGGAGCTCCCCCCTTCCGAAAAGCTTTTTTATCATTTTCTGAAAGAGTTTTTTGATGTGCTGAGTAAGTACAGTTAA
- the gltB gene encoding glutamate synthase large subunit, whose amino-acid sequence MTTQGMPAKQGLYDPIFEHDACGIGFIANLKSKSTHDMVRKGLKILCQLEHRGGQGSDPETGDGAGILTQIPHAFFKKTCKELNITLPAPGKYGVGMLFLPMNEAKRQMYEDQLEAIVAAEGQKLLGWRTVPVDSTKIGKTAVASQPYVRQVFIGASSNIQDQMAFERKLYVIRKQVEQATGADFYAASMSSRTIVYKGLLTPGQLDAFYLDLKDNSYTSAFSVVHSRFSTNTFPTWERAHPNRYLIHNGEINTLQGNMNWMMAREKMFQSEAFGADLAKVVPVIDMAGSDSAILDNCVEFFSLAGRSLPHVAMMMIPEPWDQDERIDENKKAFYEYHSCLMEPWDGPTAISFTDGRHIGAILDRNGLRPARYYVTSDDTIIFSSEVGVLEVPDETIVQKGRLSPGRMLLVDLEEGRIVADEEIKQKIASEQPYREWVKNNLYAIEDLPAAGRMEELQGDSLLAYQKAFGYTQEEVDKVLVPMVAEQKDPIGSMGVDTPLAVLSDRPQLLYHYFKQSFAQVTNPPIDALREACVTSTHTVLGAEGNLLAPDARNCRRIRLSNPLISNQELAKLRANPHQEFKAKTLSTLFPAQGGEQELEQALDQLFAAADEAIAAGYTLLILSDRGMNQDLAAIPALLAGSGLHHHLVRTGTRTKASIIIESGEPRDVHQFAMLIGYGVDAINPYVAISTVNHLAVSAKLKDITSDEAVEVYLQTAVEGVVKVMSKMGISTIQSYRGAQIFEAVGIHSAVIDRYFSRTPSQISGIGLDVIAQETLIRHAKAFLPEHSEEALEAGSDFQFRRDGEFHLFNPKTVHALQKACREGSYEQYKIYAEQATAQQFVALRHLLDFKSNRQPIPLSEVESVDSIVHRFKTGAMSYGSLSKEAHETLAIAMNRLGAKSNSGEGGEDSARYIMDENGDLRRSAIKQVASGRFGVSSHYLVNASEIQIKMAQGAKPGEGGQLPGSKVYPWIAEVRGSTPGVGLISPPPHHDIYSIEDLAQLIFDLKNANPRARISVKLVSKAGVGTIAAGVAKGLADVIVVSGHDGGTGASPKSSIKHAGLPWELGLAETHQTLLLNQLRDRVVLETDGKLMTGRDVVIAALLGAEEFGFATAPLVSIGCVMARVCHLDTCPVGVATQNPELRKRFKGDPQHAVNFMRHVAREVREIMAELGYHSIESMVGQSHVLKMSDSAKEHWKAKHIDLSALLFQPDVSEDVGRYHQRNQDHKLEETLDRQKLLKLCKPALNKQQQVEAKLAITNTNRVVGTILGSEVTKRFGEHGLPEDTIRLHFTGSAGQSFGAFVPRGITLHLEGDANDYVGKGLSGGKITVAPSKNSKFAPEHNMIIGNVAFYGATSGEAYINGMAGERFCVRNSGVTAVVEGVGDHGCEYMTGGRVVVLGPVGKNFAAGMSGGTAYVLAEDKEKFAAMCNQEMVLLETLEDQREIARVKRLLENHVSHTGSRHAQALLNEWERTVQQFVKVIPKDYKQIVTTMEELEKSGMKRQEAILAAFEMSQKKGDAKASKKKASEQSFVSVGK is encoded by the coding sequence ATGACGACACAAGGAATGCCTGCTAAGCAAGGTCTGTACGATCCGATTTTTGAACATGACGCTTGCGGAATTGGTTTTATTGCCAATTTGAAATCGAAATCGACGCATGATATGGTCCGGAAAGGTCTGAAAATTCTGTGCCAACTGGAACACCGCGGCGGTCAAGGCAGTGATCCGGAAACGGGAGACGGTGCAGGGATTTTAACGCAAATACCACACGCCTTTTTCAAAAAGACCTGTAAAGAGCTGAATATCACGCTACCGGCGCCAGGCAAATACGGTGTAGGTATGCTGTTTCTTCCGATGAATGAAGCGAAACGCCAAATGTATGAAGATCAGCTGGAGGCGATTGTTGCGGCAGAGGGACAAAAGCTGCTTGGCTGGAGAACCGTTCCTGTCGATTCTACGAAAATTGGTAAGACGGCTGTAGCGAGTCAGCCTTATGTCCGCCAAGTATTTATCGGAGCCAGCTCGAATATACAGGACCAAATGGCATTTGAACGGAAGCTGTACGTCATTCGCAAGCAGGTGGAACAGGCAACAGGTGCTGATTTTTACGCCGCTTCCATGTCATCGCGCACAATTGTCTATAAAGGATTGCTCACACCAGGACAACTGGATGCTTTTTATCTCGATTTGAAAGATAATTCATACACTTCTGCCTTTTCCGTCGTTCACTCGCGTTTCAGCACGAACACATTCCCAACATGGGAGAGGGCGCACCCGAATCGTTATTTGATTCACAACGGGGAGATTAACACCTTGCAAGGAAACATGAACTGGATGATGGCTCGTGAAAAAATGTTCCAGTCCGAGGCGTTTGGTGCTGATTTGGCAAAAGTGGTGCCAGTCATTGATATGGCGGGCAGTGATTCGGCGATTTTGGATAACTGCGTGGAGTTTTTCTCGTTGGCAGGCCGTTCCTTGCCGCATGTCGCGATGATGATGATTCCTGAACCGTGGGATCAGGATGAGCGGATCGACGAAAATAAGAAAGCTTTTTACGAGTACCATAGCTGCCTCATGGAGCCGTGGGATGGTCCAACAGCTATTTCATTTACCGATGGCAGACACATCGGCGCGATTCTCGACCGAAATGGCTTGCGACCAGCGAGATACTATGTGACGTCCGATGATACCATCATTTTCTCATCGGAGGTTGGAGTTCTCGAAGTACCAGATGAAACAATTGTTCAGAAAGGACGGCTGAGTCCTGGACGGATGCTGCTCGTCGACCTCGAAGAAGGCAGAATCGTAGCTGACGAGGAAATCAAGCAAAAAATCGCAAGCGAACAGCCATATCGGGAGTGGGTGAAAAACAACCTGTATGCGATCGAGGATTTGCCGGCAGCAGGTCGCATGGAGGAGCTGCAAGGAGATAGCTTGCTTGCGTATCAAAAAGCATTTGGCTATACACAGGAGGAAGTCGACAAGGTACTTGTCCCGATGGTGGCAGAACAAAAAGATCCCATTGGTTCGATGGGAGTAGACACACCACTTGCGGTACTGTCTGATCGCCCACAGCTTTTGTACCACTATTTCAAACAATCATTCGCCCAAGTCACGAATCCGCCGATCGATGCACTACGAGAGGCTTGCGTAACATCGACCCATACTGTGCTTGGCGCGGAAGGAAATCTGCTTGCACCGGATGCGAGGAATTGCCGCAGAATTCGTTTGTCCAATCCGTTGATCTCCAATCAAGAGCTGGCGAAGCTTCGTGCGAATCCACACCAAGAGTTCAAGGCAAAAACATTGTCGACACTCTTCCCGGCGCAAGGGGGCGAACAGGAGCTAGAGCAGGCACTTGATCAATTGTTCGCTGCGGCAGATGAAGCGATTGCTGCCGGTTACACCTTGCTGATTTTATCTGATCGCGGAATGAATCAAGATTTGGCTGCGATCCCTGCCTTGCTGGCTGGAAGTGGACTTCACCATCATCTCGTCCGCACAGGGACACGTACCAAAGCGAGCATCATCATAGAATCCGGTGAACCGCGTGATGTACACCAGTTTGCCATGCTGATTGGTTACGGTGTCGATGCGATCAATCCGTACGTCGCTATCTCAACGGTAAACCATCTGGCTGTATCGGCTAAGCTGAAGGATATCACAAGCGACGAAGCAGTCGAAGTGTACCTGCAAACAGCCGTAGAAGGTGTCGTAAAAGTCATGTCCAAGATGGGCATTTCGACCATTCAGAGCTACCGTGGCGCACAAATTTTTGAAGCGGTGGGCATTCATTCTGCCGTCATCGATCGCTATTTTAGCCGTACCCCTTCTCAGATTTCAGGGATTGGACTGGATGTGATTGCGCAAGAGACATTGATACGTCATGCGAAAGCATTTTTGCCAGAGCATTCCGAGGAAGCATTGGAGGCAGGCAGCGATTTTCAGTTCCGCCGTGATGGTGAGTTCCACCTGTTCAACCCGAAGACAGTTCATGCCTTGCAAAAAGCTTGTCGGGAAGGCAGCTATGAGCAGTACAAAATTTATGCGGAGCAAGCCACAGCCCAGCAATTCGTAGCCCTACGCCATTTGCTCGATTTCAAGTCCAACCGACAACCGATCCCGCTGAGCGAGGTAGAATCTGTTGACTCCATTGTTCATCGTTTTAAAACGGGGGCGATGTCATACGGTTCTCTCAGCAAGGAAGCGCATGAGACCTTAGCAATCGCCATGAACCGCTTGGGTGCGAAAAGCAACAGCGGGGAAGGCGGCGAGGATTCGGCACGCTACATCATGGATGAAAACGGAGATTTGCGTCGCAGTGCCATCAAGCAGGTCGCATCCGGACGCTTTGGCGTATCCAGTCATTACTTGGTCAATGCCTCTGAGATCCAGATCAAGATGGCACAAGGAGCAAAGCCGGGCGAGGGCGGTCAATTGCCAGGAAGCAAGGTCTACCCGTGGATTGCCGAAGTACGCGGATCGACGCCAGGAGTTGGGCTCATTTCACCGCCGCCTCATCATGATATTTACTCGATTGAGGATTTGGCACAGCTGATTTTTGACTTGAAAAATGCGAATCCACGAGCACGAATCAGCGTGAAGCTCGTATCCAAGGCGGGAGTCGGAACGATTGCGGCTGGTGTGGCGAAAGGTCTTGCAGATGTCATTGTGGTCAGTGGACACGATGGCGGCACAGGCGCTTCCCCAAAATCAAGTATCAAGCACGCAGGACTGCCATGGGAACTCGGTCTTGCTGAGACACATCAGACGCTGTTGTTGAACCAGTTGCGCGACCGTGTTGTTCTGGAAACAGACGGCAAACTGATGACAGGACGAGATGTCGTCATTGCAGCTTTACTCGGTGCGGAGGAATTCGGCTTCGCTACGGCACCACTTGTTTCGATAGGGTGTGTCATGGCTCGCGTATGCCACCTCGATACATGCCCAGTGGGTGTGGCGACACAAAATCCCGAGCTGAGAAAACGGTTTAAAGGCGACCCGCAGCACGCCGTGAATTTCATGCGTCACGTTGCCCGTGAAGTTCGAGAGATCATGGCGGAGCTGGGCTACCACTCTATCGAGTCGATGGTCGGTCAGAGCCATGTCCTGAAGATGAGTGATTCGGCAAAAGAACATTGGAAAGCCAAGCACATTGATTTGTCTGCGCTCTTGTTCCAACCGGATGTCTCCGAGGATGTGGGCCGCTATCATCAGCGCAACCAAGATCACAAGCTCGAAGAAACGCTGGATCGTCAAAAGCTGCTCAAGCTGTGCAAGCCAGCATTGAATAAACAGCAGCAGGTAGAGGCAAAGCTCGCCATCACCAATACGAATCGTGTGGTTGGTACGATCTTGGGCAGCGAGGTAACCAAACGTTTTGGCGAGCATGGTCTGCCGGAGGATACCATCCGCCTGCATTTTACTGGGTCGGCAGGTCAAAGCTTCGGGGCGTTTGTTCCACGTGGGATTACGCTGCATCTTGAGGGAGATGCAAACGACTACGTAGGAAAAGGGTTGTCGGGCGGCAAAATAACGGTCGCACCATCGAAAAACAGCAAATTCGCTCCCGAGCACAACATGATTATCGGAAACGTTGCGTTCTACGGAGCGACCTCTGGAGAGGCGTATATCAACGGGATGGCTGGTGAGCGATTCTGCGTTCGCAACAGCGGCGTGACTGCAGTGGTTGAAGGAGTAGGTGACCATGGTTGCGAGTATATGACTGGAGGACGTGTCGTTGTTCTCGGCCCCGTTGGCAAAAACTTTGCAGCAGGCATGTCAGGTGGTACTGCCTACGTACTGGCCGAGGATAAAGAGAAGTTTGCTGCGATGTGCAATCAGGAAATGGTACTCCTAGAGACACTGGAAGATCAGCGGGAAATCGCTCGAGTCAAACGCTTGCTGGAAAACCACGTCAGCCACACAGGCAGCCGTCATGCACAAGCTTTGCTCAATGAGTGGGAACGTACCGTCCAACAATTTGTCAAAGTCATTCCAAAAGATTACAAGCAAATTGTTACCACAATGGAGGAGTTGGAGAAATCCGGCATGAAGCGTCAAGAGGCAATATTGGCAGCTTTTGAAATGAGCCAGAAGAAAGGCGATGCCAAAGCATCGAAAAAGAAAGCCAGCGAGCAATCCTTTGTTTCAGTGGGGAAATAA
- a CDS encoding YfbM family protein produces the protein MGMCGNYMIANDEMIDSWIAGAIDLYDVELIEEDMLDIDKTWQAIPYTLCGELMDGEPPFCYVVPLLTDQTGEFGEFGAFYLHSEQVKAAYEAIANMSESALKEKYHFPTLVENDVYPLHEGDEAEGFFAYMYHHFQSIQAFFKRAVEQEKGLIFYIS, from the coding sequence ATGGGCATGTGTGGCAATTACATGATAGCAAACGACGAGATGATCGATTCATGGATTGCAGGAGCGATCGATTTATATGACGTAGAGCTGATAGAAGAGGATATGCTGGATATAGATAAAACCTGGCAAGCCATTCCCTATACTTTGTGCGGAGAATTAATGGATGGAGAGCCTCCCTTTTGCTATGTGGTACCTCTATTAACGGACCAAACAGGTGAATTCGGGGAGTTTGGCGCATTCTATTTACATAGTGAACAGGTAAAAGCAGCGTATGAGGCCATTGCCAATATGTCCGAGTCAGCTCTAAAAGAGAAGTACCATTTTCCTACTTTGGTGGAAAACGATGTGTACCCACTTCACGAGGGAGATGAAGCAGAAGGATTTTTTGCGTACATGTATCATCATTTTCAATCCATTCAAGCATTTTTCAAGCGAGCAGTAGAGCAAGAAAAAGGCCTTATTTTCTACATCAGCTAG
- a CDS encoding glycine zipper domain-containing protein, protein MTILATNNERNHNDAVGNDGANMTGNGAGEAVGTVGGAAVGAAVGSILGPLGTIAGAVAGGALGNKMGENVSADANDAFGATNNDANRDRTE, encoded by the coding sequence GTGACAATCTTGGCTACGAACAACGAACGCAATCACAACGATGCTGTTGGCAACGACGGAGCGAACATGACAGGCAATGGAGCTGGTGAAGCTGTAGGAACAGTTGGCGGTGCGGCTGTAGGTGCGGCTGTAGGCTCTATTTTAGGTCCTCTTGGTACCATTGCAGGTGCCGTTGCCGGGGGTGCACTTGGCAACAAAATGGGGGAAAATGTGTCGGCTGACGCCAATGACGCGTTTGGTGCTACAAATAATGATGCCAATAGAGACCGAACCGAATAA
- a CDS encoding VOC family protein, which produces MIQSIVHIALVVKDYDEAIEFYTKKLHFTLVEDTYQPEQEKRWVVVSPPGSVGTTILLAKASKPEQEPFIGNQAGGRVFLFLNTDDFWRDYHEMVGRGIQFVREPKEQPYGMVAVFQDLYGNLWDLLELNEDHPIAKRMK; this is translated from the coding sequence ATGATTCAGTCCATCGTCCATATCGCGCTCGTGGTCAAAGATTATGATGAAGCCATTGAGTTTTATACCAAGAAGCTCCATTTTACCTTAGTGGAAGATACGTATCAGCCAGAACAGGAAAAGCGGTGGGTTGTCGTATCTCCGCCTGGTTCTGTTGGAACTACAATCTTGCTTGCAAAAGCATCAAAACCTGAGCAAGAGCCATTTATCGGGAATCAGGCTGGCGGGAGAGTTTTTCTCTTTTTAAACACAGACGATTTTTGGAGAGATTATCATGAGATGGTCGGAAGAGGAATCCAATTTGTGAGAGAGCCAAAAGAACAGCCGTATGGAATGGTGGCAGTCTTTCAGGATTTATACGGCAACCTGTGGGATTTACTGGAGCTGAATGAGGATCATCCGATTGCCAAACGAATGAAGTAG
- a CDS encoding GntP family permease, whose amino-acid sequence MPLVITLLSIVFLLVLITRFKLNPFIALLLAAGFVGIASGMPLVKVVDSIKDGMGGTLGFIAIVLALGTMLGKMMAESGGAERIARTLINLFGEKNVHWAMMFVAFIVGIPVFFQVGFVLLIPLVFTIARQTGVSLVKIGIPLVAGLSIVHGIVPPHPAAMAAVDLFQADVGKTILLSIIVALPSAIIAGPIYGSWISKRVKASISPELASQLAEPKSERDLPSFGITVFTVLLPVLLMLSATVADVTLPKEHTIRQWADFIGSPITSLLIAVSVSFWTLGFNRGFTKDDILKFTNDCLAPTATILLVIGAGGAFNKVLLNSGVGDYIAELATASAISPIFLGWLIAALIRVATGSATVSMMTAAGIVGPIALQIPGTSPELLVLATGSGSLILSHVNDSGFWLIKEYFNMSVQDTLKTWTVMETILSVVAIILIMGLSYIV is encoded by the coding sequence ATGCCACTCGTCATTACACTGCTGTCCATTGTCTTCCTGCTCGTTCTCATTACTCGTTTCAAACTGAACCCATTTATCGCACTGTTATTGGCCGCTGGATTTGTGGGAATCGCATCCGGCATGCCGCTTGTAAAAGTTGTAGATTCAATCAAGGATGGGATGGGTGGCACTCTCGGTTTTATCGCGATTGTGCTGGCCTTGGGAACCATGCTTGGCAAAATGATGGCTGAATCTGGCGGTGCCGAACGCATTGCCCGTACGCTCATCAACCTCTTCGGTGAGAAAAACGTGCACTGGGCCATGATGTTCGTGGCATTTATTGTAGGGATTCCGGTATTTTTCCAGGTTGGTTTTGTGCTCTTGATTCCTCTCGTGTTTACGATTGCCAGACAAACAGGGGTCTCCCTTGTCAAAATCGGAATTCCGCTCGTAGCCGGCCTTTCCATCGTTCACGGGATCGTCCCGCCTCACCCTGCTGCTATGGCCGCTGTCGATCTGTTCCAGGCGGATGTCGGTAAAACGATTCTGCTCTCGATCATTGTCGCCCTGCCTTCCGCGATCATTGCAGGACCGATCTACGGCAGCTGGATTAGCAAACGAGTCAAGGCCAGCATCTCTCCAGAGCTCGCTTCCCAGTTGGCAGAACCAAAATCAGAGCGTGACTTGCCTAGCTTTGGGATTACCGTTTTCACCGTCTTGCTCCCTGTGCTGTTGATGTTGTCTGCAACCGTTGCGGATGTAACTCTGCCAAAAGAACATACGATTCGCCAATGGGCTGATTTTATTGGAAGCCCGATTACGTCTCTATTGATTGCCGTGAGTGTTTCCTTCTGGACGCTCGGGTTCAACCGTGGATTTACGAAAGACGATATTCTGAAATTCACAAATGATTGCTTGGCCCCAACCGCGACAATCTTGCTCGTCATCGGTGCAGGTGGCGCATTCAACAAAGTACTGCTGAACAGCGGTGTGGGTGACTATATTGCCGAGCTCGCTACGGCATCTGCGATCTCCCCTATTTTCCTGGGCTGGTTGATCGCGGCCCTGATCCGTGTGGCAACAGGCTCTGCGACCGTCTCCATGATGACAGCAGCCGGTATCGTAGGTCCGATCGCGTTGCAAATCCCTGGAACCAGCCCAGAGCTTTTGGTACTGGCGACTGGTTCTGGCTCCCTGATTCTGTCCCACGTAAACGATTCCGGGTTCTGGCTGATCAAAGAATACTTCAATATGTCTGTGCAAGACACGCTTAAAACATGGACAGTGATGGAGACCATTCTTTCTGTTGTGGCAATCATTCTGATCATGGGACTGTCCTATATCGTGTAG
- the gntK gene encoding gluconokinase, with product MTQSYFIGLDIGTTSTKAIVFTPSGAIRGTGNIDYQLLVPQPSWAEQEPETIFAAVIQALKQALEHAGIAKSEIGGIGFSTAMHSLIAVDPSGNPLTNSIIWADNRSVAQADRLKADGVGHQIYLATGTPIHPMSPLPKIMWLRENLPDTFRRAAKFISIKEYVIYRLFGEYIVDYSIASAMGLFNLRKLDWDEEALRVAGISKHHLSEPVPTTHILRGMKIRYAEEIGIDPDTPFVVGASDGVLANLGIGAIDPGQVAITIGTSGAVRTVVPEPITDPKGRTFCYVLTENHWVIGGPSNNGGIMLRWFRDEFSWPEVEKAKQLGVDPYDVMIQAAEHVRAGADGLLFLPFLSGERAPYWNAQARGSFFGIGLHHKREHFIRAVLEGILFSVYSIGIALRDLAGGAKEIRASGGFARSREWRQIMSDMFGYEVLIPESHESSSFGAALLAMHALGAMDQLQDVKKMIHISHRHEPDLERSSAYLELFYIYERVYYNLLEEYKLIAEFQKRLNN from the coding sequence ATGACGCAATCCTACTTTATCGGGCTTGATATCGGGACAACCAGTACCAAAGCAATTGTTTTCACTCCTTCCGGCGCCATCCGCGGTACGGGCAATATCGATTATCAGCTGCTCGTTCCCCAGCCGTCTTGGGCTGAGCAAGAGCCGGAGACGATTTTTGCTGCTGTCATTCAAGCATTGAAGCAAGCACTGGAGCATGCAGGCATTGCTAAAAGCGAGATCGGTGGTATTGGCTTCTCTACTGCCATGCACAGTTTGATCGCTGTCGATCCGAGTGGCAATCCCCTGACGAATAGCATTATCTGGGCTGATAATCGGAGCGTGGCACAGGCAGATCGATTAAAAGCCGACGGTGTCGGTCATCAGATTTACTTAGCGACGGGCACGCCCATCCATCCCATGTCTCCACTGCCCAAAATCATGTGGCTACGGGAGAACTTGCCAGATACGTTTCGGCGGGCTGCCAAGTTTATTTCGATCAAGGAGTATGTCATTTATCGGCTTTTTGGTGAGTATATCGTCGATTACTCCATTGCTTCTGCTATGGGGCTATTTAATCTGAGAAAGCTCGACTGGGATGAGGAGGCGCTGCGAGTCGCAGGCATTTCCAAGCATCATCTCAGTGAGCCTGTACCGACTACTCATATCCTGCGAGGAATGAAGATTCGTTATGCGGAAGAGATTGGGATCGATCCCGATACCCCTTTCGTTGTCGGTGCCAGCGATGGGGTTTTGGCAAACCTCGGCATTGGAGCTATTGACCCCGGACAAGTAGCCATCACGATTGGCACGAGTGGCGCAGTAAGAACGGTTGTTCCAGAGCCGATCACGGATCCAAAAGGACGGACTTTCTGCTACGTGCTGACGGAAAACCATTGGGTGATAGGTGGACCCTCGAACAATGGCGGGATCATGCTTCGCTGGTTCCGTGACGAATTCAGTTGGCCTGAAGTGGAAAAAGCCAAACAGCTCGGCGTTGATCCCTACGATGTCATGATCCAAGCTGCTGAGCATGTTCGAGCTGGTGCAGACGGGTTGCTCTTTCTCCCCTTTTTGTCGGGCGAACGAGCTCCGTACTGGAACGCACAAGCAAGAGGCTCCTTCTTCGGTATCGGCCTGCATCATAAGCGCGAGCATTTTATCCGAGCTGTTCTCGAAGGAATCTTGTTTAGCGTCTACAGCATTGGTATCGCCCTGCGTGATCTGGCAGGTGGAGCCAAGGAAATCCGAGCATCGGGTGGTTTCGCCCGCTCGCGGGAATGGCGGCAGATAATGTCCGATATGTTCGGGTATGAAGTGCTGATTCCGGAGAGTCATGAAAGCTCGAGCTTTGGTGCCGCTCTTCTGGCGATGCATGCATTGGGAGCGATGGATCAATTACAAGATGTGAAAAAGATGATTCATATTTCGCATCGCCACGAGCCTGATTTGGAACGATCCAGTGCTTATTTGGAGCTTTTCTATATATACGAGCGTGTTTACTACAACCTGCTGGAAGAGTACAAGCTGATAGCCGAATTCCAAAAGCGGTTAAACAACTAG